ACTCCTCCATCCAGATTGACGCACGCTCGGGCTCGCGCGTCTTGCAGCGCCGACAAAGCCGATATGTGAGCGCCGTACGACATGCCAAAGTAGCCCACCTCGGATTTCAGCTTTCCGGCCAACTCGTCCACTTCGCCATTCAGGAGGCGATCGACCACCAAGACTTGGTCCTCCGTCCACGTGGAAGCCAGCCGGCCGATCCAAACACTACGCAACTCCGCGGCGACCCTGTGCCCCAACTCGAGCCGCTCTTGGAAGACAGGACCGTGCATGCTGCGCGTCATGTCCGCAAGGAGTTCGTTGAGCTTTGGTGTATCGCCCACAATCCGAGGACTCATTCGGACTAGCCGCCCGTCGGCGGCTACATAGCTGCCGCTCTCATGTGGCCTGGCAATGCTGACGATGACGTAGCCGTGGCTCGCCAGATACTCCATCAAGCGAGTGTTTTGCTCGCGATAGAGGCCGCCTCCATGGCAAAACACCAGAAGTGGCCACGGTCCTGGCGCACAAGGTGCGTTCGCGTAGGAAGCTGTCTCGATCGCCCCGATGGCGACTTGGTGGTCGTGTGGGACCTGGAGCAGATTGAAGAACGAATGAACACCGTCGGCAACCTCCTCAGGACGCAAGTAGGTGCGGCGCAGGAATCCTTCGGTGGGCGCAGCCGGATACCACGCGGTGACGGTGAGGCGCCTTCCGATGTGAGGCGGATCGGCATACGGCGACGCGCGAGACGAATCATCGAGGTCGAAGTCAAGGACTCCAACGGGATGATCCCCTTTGGGGTGAGGCCAGGGGAGCTTCGAATTCATGGCTACCAGCAAGCGGTGGCGCGCTGTAAGCGACGCTCGTGGTCGTCCGGTGCCTCGCGCAGCAATTCGAATCCCGTTGGTTGGCCGGCCATCAGACCCAACAATGGAAGCTCTTCGCGAACGAACTGCCAATACGAGTCGCCAAGCCTTGAGAGTGATGTCGAGTGACTCATGGAGATAGCTTACTTGACGGGAAGAGAGGGAATTTTGTGCACACCTACTGAAACTTAGGCTCGTGCAATTAGGAAAGATGCTCCTAAAAATGGCATCGCAATTCCCAAAGTTTTGGCCCTCTCATCGGTATCGGACGGATGGACAATGCGCCAACCCTTTAACTTCCGACTGAGCCACTGAAATGACACTGGACGATTGGCCGATCCCCTCCGGTCCTCACGCCGTGGGCGTCACAGAGTTCGATCTCCGCGATGACGGACGCGCAACCATGTACGCGGTTCCTCCTCACGTGGGTCGCACCCTGACAGTGACTTGCTGGTACCCCGCTGCATCGGCGGGACAGCAACGTCGGAAGCCCTATTTGAAGCGCGAAGAACTCAAAGGCATGAGCGACTTCTTCGATCTCTTCAAGATCCCTTCAGAACAGCAGGTGCGGCTTTCCGAGATTCTGACGGCCGGCAGAGTGGACGCGCCAGTCGCTGCAGGGGACTTTCCCCTGCTGGTCTTTTGCCACGGAGGAGGACTGTATCGCGAGCAGAGCACGGTACTCATGGAGCACTTGGCCAGCCTTGGGTTCGTCGTCGCGAGCGTTGCGCATCCGCACGAAGCGGGAAGCTACGTAACGGCGGAGGGTGAGTTCGTGACGTCAAATCCGACACTCCTGGCCGACTTGCAGCAAGCACAAGCTGCGTTGACTGCCAATACCGCTTGGTGCACTTCGGAAAGCTTGGCTGAACGCCTTGAATCGCTGGGCCGGCTGATTCGCCCATTGAGAAGCTCATGGCTTGGTAAGCTTGCGAACGTATGGGCCGATGACATGGTCTTCACCGCGGATCAGATCCTTGAAGGAAGCGTCGGTCTCCTTGCGAAATCGCTAAAGCCTGACGTCGGCTACTTCGGCATGTCCTATGGGGCTCACGCGGCAGCGCTGGCAACCATGAAGGACGTCCGGACCCGAGCGTTTGTGAACTTGGACGGAGGCCTGTTTACGGCGGAGCCGCTTCGTCGGGTGCTGGGTGTTCCGGTGCTCTGCCTGACGGAAGACATGAGCACAAGCTTAGCCATGACGGCGATGATGGGAAGACAGTTGCCGTCGCCGACCGAGGAGTCGCTTGGGATGCTGCATGCCTGCTACACGCACGACGACGGCACACCCGACAAGCGAGTTCATCATGTGTCCATCAGAGGTGCTGCACACGGCGACTTCTCCGACTTGCCGCTCCTCTTCGGTTCGATCCCTGGTTTCGTGTGCTTCCCTGGTGGAATCCGCGTGCTGGAAATTCAGAAGGGCATGGTTGGCGCATTCTTTAGCCGGTTCATGAGCGGTAGAGACGAGGACTTTCAGACGCTCGCGCGTGCCCGGTTTCCTGATGAAGTGGTGATTCACGACGCAAGGCGGACGATTTAGGCGGAACGCAGCGGATTATCGGCGCGTGACAGGCTGGCGGGCTTCGCGACCAAAAAACCGTCAATTCAGTGAATTGACGGCGCGCGGCCGGTTGCTACCAGTTTCACTGCAGCGTTCAGAAGTTTCTATGAGGTATCGCCGAAATCTGCTTCGTCCTCACAGCTGATGCACTGAGCGCCGGTGAATCGGTCGGCGGACATCCTAAAAGGTCCGGCATGCGCGACTAAGGCAGTCGCCCCGTCGACCGCTCTAATGGCTTCTCCGGTATTTGAGACCCAATTTTCCTGAGGAGCTACAGTGGAATCGACGTTCTTTGAAGCGGTCACGCTTAGCGGCCGCATTCGCGTGGAAGCATGCGGGCCTACGCATGCACCCGCGCTCTTGATTGCAGTGATAGGCACATCTCGTGGATTCGGCCCAGGACCCAGCCTGGCGTACCGCGAGGCATTGGGGCAGAAGTACCGCTTGGTCTTCTGGGACTATCCTCCGGGCCCCTTCGGCGGTGAACGCGCTGGCGATGCTCCTCCAATGACCCCGTCGCGCGTAGTTGACGATTACATCGCCGTTGCCGATATCGCTGGCATCCAGAAGTTCGCGTACTTCGGATACTCATTCGGAGGCAACTCGGGTCTTCAGCTCGCAATGCGTCATCCGGACCGCCTCACTGCCTTGGCTATTGGCGGATGGCCTGCCATGGAGGGAGGTTTTGGTGCCATGCTTGCCGGATCCCGCGGGCTGTACGAAAGCAGCGTGGACTCCGAGAAGTATCCGGAGTTCGCTGCAGCGCTGCCAACGGATCCAGTACAGCGCCAGCGTATCGTGAACCAGTATCTCAATTTCGTTGAGTATTATGAGGTGCTCCAAGACTTCGATGACGCTGCGCAACGGAGCCTGGCGATGTCCCTCAAGATGCCACGCTTGAACTTCGCCGATGCATTGGATGTTGTAGGCACCTTGGGGCCTGGCGCGGAGATCGGACCGAGGCTGATTCGCAACGAAGCGGAGCTCAGGTCCATGGGCTGGGCAACTCGCGTATTGCATGTCGCGAAGGACTCTGCGACTGCTCACTTTGTGGCAATGGACGCCGGCGTTGTTGCTCCCCTGCTTGACGAGTTCCTCACGCAAGTACTCTGACGTTCCTTGGCGGGACGTTGCCGTCGCCGCCGATTTCCAAGCTCAAAGCACAAGGGCCCCGAGTTGCCTCGAGGCCCTTGTGTTTGAGTCTTGAGCGACTACATGTCCCACCGCAGGGACGCGGTGAATGTCCGCGGCCGCTGCAGGTAGTAGTCGGTGTAGGGAACCCCAGGCACGCCACCAAAGAGACCAACAATCCCGCGCTCGTTGAAAACGTTTGCCAAGTTGAGCCCGAGTGTCCAATTGTCTCGGACGAAACGAATGCCTACGTCAAGGGTCCCGTAGCCGGGGGCGCTGCGGATTCCGTCGATGTCCATGGTGCGAGACCCGACATAGGAGTGCGTCGCGAAGGCTGTGGCTCTGGACTCCCACGGGCCGTCAAAGGAGTAGTTAGCTGATAGCACGGACTGGAAATGAGGCGTCCCGGGAAGTCTGGATCCGGTGGGAACGATCGCTCCTGGCACGGCACCGCTGGGGAAGTCCGCTGCGGTTTTCGCGTCAGTGTATGCGACCGCCGCGTTGAGGCGAAGCGATCCGGTTGCACGGTAGTCCAGAGCGACTTCGAGGCCCTTGTTGGTGGCCTTGCCCACGTTCGCAACGATCGACAGCGGAATCGGTCCACTGGTATCGAACGAGTTCACCTGGGCGTCCGACCAGTCCATGTAGAAGGCGGTGACGTCGAGCAGGAGATTCTTGGCAGGGGCTAGTCGCACCCCAGTTTCGTAGTTCTTCAGACTGTCCGAGTTGAATGGCTTGAACGTCCCGACGGGGTTAACTCCACCGAACCGATAACCCTCGCTATAGAGTGCGTACCACAGGTTGTCACCGAAACGGTACTTGATCGTCGCCTTCGGTGTGGTGCCGGACTCGGAAGTGCTCCCAGTTGCAGCACTGGGCATACCGAGAAGCGTCAGAGAGAGATCGCTCGCAACGGTCGTGCGATACCATCGTGCACCAAGACCGGCGCTCCAACCGTTGCCGAATGAGTACTCACCATCGGCAAAAAGAGCCTTCTCGGACGTTTCTGCTGATCCGTTGGTCACCCCGATGGTGTCGTTCGGAATAAGGATGGTACCCAGGGCACCCCACAAGGCGGTTCCTCCCGGAGCCAAGATCGAACCGTCGGCGCGGTACTCGGTCCGCTGATAGAACGCGCCTGCGACGAATGAGAGTGGTCCTGGCTGGTTGGAACTGACCCTGAACTCCTCAGAGCCTGCCCTGTAGGTCGTGATGGTGGGCGCGACGACGACGGGGAGACGCGGCAAGCCAAAGCCCGTACCCAGATCCTGGTAGATGCGCGTCGAGTCGTAGTGGAGATCGCCTTCCTTTCGCCAAAAGCCGGTGATGGAGGTGAGCATCACCGGGCCAAGGTCGTAGTCGGCCTGCAGGTTGCCAAAGTCTAGCCGCGACTTGAGCGTTGTAGCAGTCGGAGTGCTGATCTCCAGCTTGGTCGGGTCCGGCGACACTGCAGACGTATCGCCGGTCTTGACCTCTTGCGTGAGGAGCATGCCCGTAATCGACAGATCCCGAGTCGGCTTTACTGTTACCCCAACACGGCCACCGCGCTGGCGCAGCTCGTTCGCGTCCGTTTTTCCGGTTCCAAGGTTGTCCACATAGCCGCCGTCTTTCCGGTCGAATACAACGAAGCGAGCCGCCGCGGAACTGTCCCCCAGGGGCGTGTTCAGCATCGCGAATGCCGAGTAGCCGGCGCTGCCTCCAGAAACCTGGGTCCCGTTGACCAGCACAGATGCTTCCATCGCCTTCAGGTTCGGCTTGGCAACGAGATATCGAACGGCTCCACCAAGAGAGGAGGATCCGTAGAGAGCGCCCTGCGGGCCCCTGAGCACCTCGATGCGATCCAGGTCAAAAGGATAGAGATCAAGGACCGACGACGAACCGTACGGGTCAGTGAGGGGAACGTCTTCGAGGTAGAAGCCGGTCGTTCCCTGGACCACGCCCCCACAGATGGCGCAGTTGGACGTGCCAATTCCGCGAATGGTCACGCTGGAGGTGGTGGGCTCACCTTTCGTAAACTGAACGCCCGGAGTCAGCTTGAAGACATCCTCCTGATCCTTCGAGCCTCGATTCTCAAGATCGGCGCCATCGACCGTGGAAACCGATCCCGCGACTTCCCGCTGGAGCTGAGGACGTTTGTTGGTAGTCACCGTGACCGCGTCCAGGGCCACGCTGGAGGGTGCGGGCGAAGCTTGCTGTGCAAAGGCCTGATGACCGACGCACATGGTCAGTATGGCGAGGCACGTGGCCCTGGGCTGCACTCGAATCCTCTCGACTTGTCTCCGAACGGACTGTAGTTTCTTCGTCATTGTCTTCTCCGCCACTTTGGGCGCGGGGGGTCAAAGATCAGGAGCGGGCACCTGATTCGGGAGCTGGACGGAAGCCGTCTGGAGTCAATTAAACGAGGGCAGGGCTGATGGGATTTAGTGAAAAGAGGCTTACTTATTAGTCATTGCGAAGCTTCTTCCTTCGGCCGGCACCGCATGCAACATCAATCCGATTTCCGCGCTGACCGTCTGCCCAACGGTCCCTCGCCTTGTACCTGCGCTGCAACGCGGCGGATACCCCGAAGCTTCAGACCTCGCCGCGCCCGGCGAAGGCCGCAAGGTTCGTCTCGGCACGTACGGCGCCCCGGCTGCGGTGCCGTGCAAGTCTGGATCGCCCTCGTGTCGAAGGCCGACATGCATAGGGGTACACGCATCAGTGGAACAACATGCCTTCGCTGCAACGTCTGTGCATGGCAAGCGTCGATAGCGAAGACGAAGCCGTCGCGGCGCGCAATGAAGGGTGGCGTACTTCCGGGTGCGTCGCCTGACGAACCGAAGATGCCGCGCGAGATCAGTTGCCCGGCGTCTGCGGAAGCAGCTTCGGCACGATTCAACAGTGAGGCACTTGAGTCATGACTTCATTCGATTGTTGATCTTCGTGGTGCGGGCACGCGCAGCTGACGCGAGCTCGCGCATCACCTGCTCAGTCCGCTCCCAGCCGATGCAGGCATCTGTGATAGACACGCCGGGCAGCAGCGGCACGCCCGGCTTCAAGTCCTGGCGGCCTTCATGCAAATGGCTTTCGATCATCACGCCCAGGATGCGCCAGTCGCCGCGCTCGACTTGCTCGGCGATCGACGTCGCCACATCCACCTGCTTGCGGTAATCCTTTCGAGAATTGGCGTGCGAGCAGTCGACCATCAGGCGTTCTTGCACACCGGACCTCGTAAGAACCGCACATGCCGCGTCGATATCGGCGGGCCCGTAGTTCGGGCCGCGCGTGCCGCCACGCAGGATCACGTGGCTGTCCTCGTTGCCGGCGGTTTCGAAGATCGCGACCTGGCCCATCTTTGTCATGCCCATGAACGCGTGAGGCGATCGACAGGCCGTGAGCGCATCAGCCGCCACCTGCACACTTCCGTCGGTTCCGTTCTTAAAACCAATCGAGCAGCTCAGGCCCGATGCGAGCTGGCGATGGCTCGGGCTTTCCGTCGTGCGGGCTCCAATCGCGCCCCAGCACACGAGATCCGCGATGTACTGCGGACTGAGCAGGTCGAGGAACTCAGTTCCCGCCGGTAGCCCGAGGTGCGCGATCTCCAGCAGCAACTCTCGCGCACAGCGCAGGCCCTCGTTAATTCGGAAGCTACCGTCCAGGCGCGGATCATTGATGTAGCCCTTCCAGCCGACCGTGGTGCGTGGCTTCTCGAAATACACACGCATGACGATCAGCAGGTCGTCGCGCAGAGTGTCCGAGAGCTCCTTCAGTTGTCGGGCATATTCCAGCGTCTGGTCACGATCGTGGATCGAGCACGGACCCACGATTACGAGTAAGCGCGGGTCCCGACCGTGCACAACTCCGGCAACTTCACGTCGCATCTCCTCGATAAAGACCTGCAGTCGAGCGTCTGCCGGCAGCTCATGTTGCAGTAGCGCCGCGGAGATTAGCGGCCGAACCTCGCGAATACGAACGTCGTCCACCTGCGTGGTATGCGGAAGCATCTTGTTCGGCGCCTGGAAAGGCGCTGCGCATTCGTCGCTCATGGCTCGCTTTCGCTTGCCATCAGTTGGCGGTTAGTGGGCATCAGTACTTAGGTTCGGGAGCGGTTGGTGCAGCAGATGTTCAACGAAATAGTCCCACAGCCGTCGCTTGAAGTACGGTTCGGCGGCAAACCCATGCGCTCTGTTGGGCAAATAGAGCAGATCGAATCGGCGATCTGCTTTGACCAAAGCATCGATCAAATGCGCGGTCCCGGCTACCGGGGCGTTTTCATCAAGATCGCCGTACGCCAGCAGTAGCTTTCCAGAGAGCCGCCTCGCCAGCAATGTGTTGTCCATCTGACGATAGTTCTCAGGCACGGATTGAGGACTTGGGCGCTGTTGGCTGCCATCGGAATAGACTGGGATAGGTAGGTAGGTTCCTAGGGACGCATACGTAGTCTGAACGCTGTGAATGCCGGCCGAGGAAACGCCAACCTTGTACACATCGGGATATCGGAGCATGGCGCGTACCGTGACATAGCCACCAAAGGAGTGTCCGTAGATCCCGATCCGCGACCCGTCCAGGAACTTGTGGGTCTCTACAAGTTGCTTGACAACAGCGACATGGTCGTCAATCTCGGCATCCGCGAAGTTCGAACGGAACGCTTCGTTATGAAATGCCTTTGAGCGAAGCGGGGTGCCGCGGCCGTCCACGACAAAGACGGCGAACCCGAGAGCTCTGATCGAGCTCGGGTGCGATGACGTCAAGGTGCTGCCAGAACCTTGAAAGAAGTTCTGCGGGGCGACGGTCGTCTGTGGGCCGCCGTAGATCGCATCGATCAAGGGAATCGATCCCGCGGGCGCATTCTCAGAACCTTCCGGAAGGTAGAGTGATCCATACAGACTCGTCTTACCGTCGGCGGCCTTCGCCACGAATGGAACAGGCGGCCGCCAACCGGTCGAAAGCAACGCCGTTGCATCTGCGCGTTCGAGGGTGGCGATGACGTGTCCATCTTCCGTGGAACGCAGTGTGGTTACCGGGGGTTGCGACAATGTCGAAGCGGTATCGATAAACACGCGCCCATCGGGCGAAATCAGCGGCTTCTGAGTCGGCAATCCGAGCAGGCGCACCACGAGCGGATGTGGCGGCCCATCGAATTCGTGGTCTGCGGATTCCGGAGTCAGGTCGCGCAGGTCCGTGCCGTCGAAGTTGACCCGGAACAGACGGCGCCAGTACGGGTTCGCCGCGTCATGTCCCACAGCAGTGAAGAACAAGCGGTTTCGTCCCTCGTCGACGTGGATGATGTCCTTGACCAGCCAGTCACCTCGTGTCACGACGCTCAGCAGCGCGC
Above is a window of Ramlibacter tataouinensis DNA encoding:
- a CDS encoding TonB-dependent receptor; the encoded protein is MCVGHQAFAQQASPAPSSVALDAVTVTTNKRPQLQREVAGSVSTVDGADLENRGSKDQEDVFKLTPGVQFTKGEPTTSSVTIRGIGTSNCAICGGVVQGTTGFYLEDVPLTDPYGSSSVLDLYPFDLDRIEVLRGPQGALYGSSSLGGAVRYLVAKPNLKAMEASVLVNGTQVSGGSAGYSAFAMLNTPLGDSSAAARFVVFDRKDGGYVDNLGTGKTDANELRQRGGRVGVTVKPTRDLSITGMLLTQEVKTGDTSAVSPDPTKLEISTPTATTLKSRLDFGNLQADYDLGPVMLTSITGFWRKEGDLHYDSTRIYQDLGTGFGLPRLPVVVAPTITTYRAGSEEFRVSSNQPGPLSFVAGAFYQRTEYRADGSILAPGGTALWGALGTILIPNDTIGVTNGSAETSEKALFADGEYSFGNGWSAGLGARWYRTTVASDLSLTLLGMPSAATGSTSESGTTPKATIKYRFGDNLWYALYSEGYRFGGVNPVGTFKPFNSDSLKNYETGVRLAPAKNLLLDVTAFYMDWSDAQVNSFDTSGPIPLSIVANVGKATNKGLEVALDYRATGSLRLNAAVAYTDAKTAADFPSGAVPGAIVPTGSRLPGTPHFQSVLSANYSFDGPWESRATAFATHSYVGSRTMDIDGIRSAPGYGTLDVGIRFVRDNWTLGLNLANVFNERGIVGLFGGVPGVPYTDYYLQRPRTFTASLRWDM
- a CDS encoding alpha/beta fold hydrolase → MESTFFEAVTLSGRIRVEACGPTHAPALLIAVIGTSRGFGPGPSLAYREALGQKYRLVFWDYPPGPFGGERAGDAPPMTPSRVVDDYIAVADIAGIQKFAYFGYSFGGNSGLQLAMRHPDRLTALAIGGWPAMEGGFGAMLAGSRGLYESSVDSEKYPEFAAALPTDPVQRQRIVNQYLNFVEYYEVLQDFDDAAQRSLAMSLKMPRLNFADALDVVGTLGPGAEIGPRLIRNEAELRSMGWATRVLHVAKDSATAHFVAMDAGVVAPLLDEFLTQVL
- a CDS encoding S9 family peptidase; its protein translation is MTSSTTTAIAAGTVMLSGLAVANDDLAVRYERAAALSSPQVSALVQNGRVVPHWTGNGGKFWYSRRTSQGVEYVQVDPDGTRQLAFDHGQIAHAVSAATGVQASATSLLVEEIDFPSRISLTHAQKKVICELPSTKCMVDAVPPKQPTVSLSPNGRSAVFTRTHNLWVRDESSGAERQLTRDGVDGFAWGDSPDILMMSIPRQRYGVLPFPPYGVLWAGNGFIVATRADERTIQPTWYFEPVPQDGSFLTKVWPVRQAQVGDKPPTAETIIVNAKSGSRVALSDPDLAVDEVLFSSDEQQHFVALARSDSGRTLVLAEIDAITGTVRKIHSERPDGFVNVNSQLYAASNIRVIRGGREVLWYSERSGFGHLYRYRISDGALLSVVTRGDWLVKDIIHVDEGRNRLFFTAVGHDAANPYWRRLFRVNFDGTDLRDLTPESADHEFDGPPHPLVVRLLGLPTQKPLISPDGRVFIDTASTLSQPPVTTLRSTEDGHVIATLERADATALLSTGWRPPVPFVAKAADGKTSLYGSLYLPEGSENAPAGSIPLIDAIYGGPQTTVAPQNFFQGSGSTLTSSHPSSIRALGFAVFVVDGRGTPLRSKAFHNEAFRSNFADAEIDDHVAVVKQLVETHKFLDGSRIGIYGHSFGGYVTVRAMLRYPDVYKVGVSSAGIHSVQTTYASLGTYLPIPVYSDGSQQRPSPQSVPENYRQMDNTLLARRLSGKLLLAYGDLDENAPVAGTAHLIDALVKADRRFDLLYLPNRAHGFAAEPYFKRRLWDYFVEHLLHQPLPNLSTDAH
- a CDS encoding 3-deoxy-7-phosphoheptulonate synthase, yielding MSDECAAPFQAPNKMLPHTTQVDDVRIREVRPLISAALLQHELPADARLQVFIEEMRREVAGVVHGRDPRLLVIVGPCSIHDRDQTLEYARQLKELSDTLRDDLLIVMRVYFEKPRTTVGWKGYINDPRLDGSFRINEGLRCARELLLEIAHLGLPAGTEFLDLLSPQYIADLVCWGAIGARTTESPSHRQLASGLSCSIGFKNGTDGSVQVAADALTACRSPHAFMGMTKMGQVAIFETAGNEDSHVILRGGTRGPNYGPADIDAACAVLTRSGVQERLMVDCSHANSRKDYRKQVDVATSIAEQVERGDWRILGVMIESHLHEGRQDLKPGVPLLPGVSITDACIGWERTEQVMRELASAARARTTKINNRMKS